From a region of the Bacteroidia bacterium genome:
- a CDS encoding GNAT family N-acetyltransferase has protein sequence MQTNYFIPFPIFTTERLMLRQLENSDDVAISSLRSNKQVNMFIEQRQKETTVEEAQKFIAKINKGISENANVLWAITGKEDEKLMGTICLWNFSDDKKTAELGYELFPEFHRKGIMNEAFQPIIDFAFSVLKLTKIEAFTHRENIHSISLLIKNNFQLEENRSDEDNENNIIFALTEKIISQ, from the coding sequence ATGCAAACAAATTATTTTATTCCTTTTCCGATTTTTACCACCGAACGATTAATGTTACGTCAGCTTGAAAATAGCGACGATGTGGCTATTTCCTCGCTTCGTTCCAACAAACAAGTCAATATGTTTATTGAGCAACGACAAAAAGAAACAACAGTTGAAGAGGCTCAAAAATTTATTGCAAAAATCAATAAAGGAATTTCTGAAAATGCCAATGTGTTGTGGGCAATTACAGGAAAAGAAGATGAGAAATTAATGGGTACTATTTGTTTATGGAATTTTTCGGACGATAAAAAAACGGCAGAATTGGGCTACGAATTATTTCCTGAATTTCACCGAAAAGGAATCATGAATGAAGCTTTTCAACCCATTATTGATTTTGCTTTTTCTGTTTTAAAACTTACTAAAATCGAAGCATTTACGCATCGAGAAAATATCCATTCCATTTCCCTTCTGATAAAAAATAATTTTCAATTGGAAGAAAACAGAAGCGACGAAGACAATGAAAACAATATTATTTTTGCATTGACAGAAAAAATAATTTCGCAATAA
- the arfB gene encoding alternative ribosome rescue aminoacyl-tRNA hydrolase ArfB: MAVEKIPNLSSEITFKTSRSGGKGGQNVNKVSTKVELDFDVKNSILLTEEQKIIIFQKLAKRITKEGILQIIVQIERSQLGNKQIAEKKFYELLKKSFLKSKKRIATRVSKAVKEKRLVGKKNISAKKKNRSGKISFE, translated from the coding sequence ATGGCAGTTGAAAAAATTCCAAATCTAAGTTCTGAAATCACCTTTAAAACTAGTCGTAGTGGTGGGAAAGGCGGACAAAATGTGAACAAAGTTTCTACCAAAGTGGAATTGGATTTCGACGTAAAAAATTCTATTTTATTAACGGAAGAACAGAAAATAATTATTTTTCAGAAGCTTGCGAAACGCATCACAAAAGAAGGAATTTTACAAATTATTGTTCAAATAGAACGCTCGCAATTGGGCAATAAACAAATCGCAGAAAAAAAGTTTTACGAGCTGCTGAAAAAAAGTTTTTTGAAATCGAAAAAACGAATCGCGACACGCGTAAGCAAAGCTGTCAAAGAAAAGCGCTTGGTTGGTAAAAAAAATATTTCTGCAAAAAAGAAAAATAGATCTGGAAAAATTAGTTTTGAATAA
- a CDS encoding RNA pseudouridine synthase gives MVYTPEILYEDNHLIIVNKKPSDIVQGDKTGDTPLSEHLKIFLKAKYNKPGDVFLGVTHRIDRPVSGIVIFAKTSKALERINELFRNKEIKKTYWAVVKNRPPKEQDHLVHFLKKTEANNKSKAYEKEINGALKSELEYRILCSSDNYHLLEINPLTGRHHQIRVQLAAIGCPIKGDLKYGFNRSNPNASIHLHSRKVDFIHPVKQEPISITAPPPNDSLWNEFVKMTSNLKVKI, from the coding sequence ATGGTGTATACGCCCGAAATTCTTTACGAAGACAATCATTTAATTATTGTCAATAAAAAGCCATCAGACATTGTGCAAGGCGATAAAACAGGCGATACGCCTTTGAGCGAGCACCTGAAAATTTTCCTGAAAGCGAAATACAATAAACCTGGAGATGTTTTTTTGGGAGTGACGCATCGCATTGATCGTCCGGTTAGCGGAATTGTTATTTTTGCCAAAACCAGCAAGGCTTTGGAGCGCATCAACGAATTGTTTCGCAACAAAGAAATTAAAAAAACATATTGGGCTGTTGTGAAAAATCGTCCGCCGAAAGAGCAAGATCATTTGGTTCACTTTCTAAAAAAAACAGAAGCAAATAATAAATCTAAAGCTTACGAAAAAGAAATAAATGGCGCGCTGAAATCGGAGTTAGAATATCGTATTTTGTGCAGTTCCGACAATTATCATTTGTTGGAAATAAATCCGCTTACAGGCAGACATCATCAAATTCGTGTCCAATTAGCTGCGATTGGTTGTCCGATAAAAGGCGATTTGAAATATGGTTTTAATCGCAGTAATCCCAATGCTTCCATCCATTTGCATTCGCGAAAAGTAGATTTTATTCATCCAGTAAAACAAGAACCTATTTCTATCACAGCGCCGCCGCCAAATGATTCTTTATGGAATGAATTTGTGAAAATGACTTCGAATTTGAAAGTGAAAATTTAG